DNA sequence from the Solea solea chromosome 12, fSolSol10.1, whole genome shotgun sequence genome:
AGTTACTGAAGCccaatttacaaaaaaattaaaaaaaaatgtttttggccTGTATGCATGGTGGCATGTCAGTGctcactttcattgttatgttgTTCTGATAAATACAAAGACATACAGTAGTTAGTGTTTCTTTGATAGTTTGAGTTTTGACAatacatattttgtgtttgtttattacaCATTACAGGACTACATCAGATTTGGAAAACTTCCAGAACCATATCCTGATGTACGCAGGAACATCAGGAGGGTAAGAGGACCACTTTTCACTCAAGCAATGCTAGCAGCATCCATTACAACTGTCACAGTCGCCTCCTTCCTGCATGAAACAGAGATTTACACAAGATGTACTCTACATTTATAGTATACTGGTCGCAGTGATTACTTTCCTCACCTGATTGTTTAACAAATGACTCTCTTTGTTGTTACAGATGATACTACAAGAAGCGTCTGCGATCATCAGACCAGACGATCACATGTTTTGGTGTTCTAGCTCCAGTACAGCCACCTACAACATCTGAGCTTGTTACAACTCTTGTAATGTGTGGTATAGGTGTTCTCCTAAGTGAACACTGAGGATTCTGccttgtgtgtacatgtgtatttcATTCTGAAgttatgtaaataaaagtttgtcctGTTTTTCAGAAAATTCCTTTTCTATGTtcaaattgtcaaaaaaattaATGAGAGAACAGAAATGCTAATATACAATCATTAGCCACCAAAAGGAGCTTGGTACTTCACCCCACTGAGTGGGAGTAAAGTATTGTTTTAAgaggctctgtctgtctgtctgtctatttgtttgtttgtgtttccgcacttgtcaatatgaccagcagaggtcgccagaggcttgttgtgcaaatggggtgaagtctgccatctctgattgccttatTAGGACTTGTGGTGAAGTCGTTCTCAAGAGTAAAcactagggatgtcccgattcgatattgatatcggatattgctccgatatcagccaaaaaacgctTGTCGGATTATATCGGATTGCATCTAAAATctctgctaaaacaacattatttcataaaccagcgccaccacTGTTTGTTAATTCTACCCCAAAAAGccgccatgccaagagctttctgagttttaaatgtgtcctgaagctccacacacggagctaagtacgtctgcggggccggtcCCCCGGCTCCGGGTTTACCTGCGGGCCGAGTcgctcaccctgtgtgggttgggctagtccaaaatagtgaaaacaagggggggtgttctctgaagacacgctgttacctgtgaaacacgggtgctctgaaaacacccccattagcacttggtactttcctcctgattaAATTAAcgatagactgtatgaaattaacatggcaaaaaatccaatattcttattttgacggttaaaatgtgtgtaacccaatggttaataataaatgggtcagtttttctcatacttactgttgctgactattgttctccacaatacaaaatatgtaattaaagtatgtatgattcgtgctgatatcgtatcggatcaatatcggtatcggccaatactcaaggctgcaatatcagTATCGTaacggaagtgaaaaagttgtatcgggacatccctagtaAACACTGAGATCCTGCCCTCTGTACATATGTATGAAACATTTTGAAGGTGTGTAAATACAATGTTcaatttcacacattcacaatttcacaaatgtatttgtgaaattttgggaAAATgtctcaaacacaaaatgaagatATATAAATGAGAAATTGGAAGATAAAAAACCGCCTCTTACTTAAATTTGTGGTGGGTCAGACTCAGATGAACGAGACATAGAGGTGTTTTCTGGATAAACATTCCTGGAAAAACCCCAAAACTAAGTGTTACAGCACAATCAGAATAGTCGTTTGCCCAACACTGATTTTTACAACGTTATATTTTGTCTTTACTTATTTGTAATGTCAAAGCTTTGAGAGAAAGGACTTTGAGTCCATGAATAGTGctataaattaaatgtattattattatgtcttttaaaaatattgatCCACCTCAGctcttttattttacagatatatactgtatgataaCAATCATAGTCGCTGTAAAATACTAAATTGTCTGTataaactgtgaaaaaaaactacaaaaatgaATCCGTGAAGTGGATGTTTATTTGACCATCAAACTTATCGATAAACTCCAGAAGACAGAAGCTTGTACTGTATTACTGGCTTCATAtccatttttattgtgtttatttttattatttcagtccCTGTACTAACACTGATCATatcagcattttgtttttgttattttctgggCTGCTGCATAATTAGTTATTATTAGATCATCTTGAAATATCATGCAAAACTTTCTGTATCTAACTGAAGTTGTTTTACTTTCAGGTTTGTATCACAATGTGCTGGTGTCCGAGATCATCTCtgtcagagaggaagaggaggatccAAGCAATAGGCGAGGAGACGAGGGCAGCTGCATGAAGTTCAAAGAGGGAGAAGGAAAGGTGTGCAGGCACGCCTTCACAGGTAAACACATCTGGACATGCAGTCAAAACAGCAAGGCACATATTGAAGCTATAAAGAATACGAACAAGGAATAACACATTTCACCAATTAATCCTAGAATTGaatctatttattttaatactaaAGCTTGATATAATTCATGTCTTGGATTTAAAATTAATGATTGTGTCATTTATACAAAGGAACATGGCTGTGCAATTACTCGTAATTTGTGTTGCAATTACAATTATGGTATCAAacgattataaaaacaaaataatcaacacaaaatgatttattaaaaaacaaaatgatttattacaAAACAGGcaattttattttggaaataatgcttttaatgttgtaaatgtgtccTGATAAGTCCTTTGCGTAGCCTAGCAGTTGCAGGGTCATACTTAGGACATTGTTAATATCAAGTGACAGTAAATACTACATTAGGCATCAGATGTAGACAAATACAGCTGCACTTGGCACAGATAAGAGTTCTGTTGTTAATTACAggtttcacaaaaaaatgacaccaaaaagcaCCAAAGATTCATACAGTGaccacactgtaaataaaaacacacaaaggaatGCATGCTAATTATAAAGGACAAATTACGATATGAATGTTTCTATTTCTTCTTTAACTTTTATCCTCCTTATActtttgaaccttttttttaatgaataacgtttatgtttattgtgtttcagtgttgtaTGTGGAGAGATGTCGGCAGCACCGCTGGCAGTTTGCAGAGGTCACCTTCATGTGTCCAGAGAGGGCGCTGTGTCAACACTGGGTCAGCAGCATCACAGAGCAGCTCAACACTATCAGTATGACTTCACATCAACACTCCCTCACTAAAGGCTACTTTACTCTCATTATTGGATACTTATGTGTCGGGCTGGGTGACATATATATTGTGAaaaaaaggtagaaaaaaatacaaaacatatcAATTAACTTCAAGGCCGTGTAACACATGATTACAATGTAACAATACAAACATTTTAGTTACTCTTAAGtaaacataaaaatattaatCTACCAGGGGTTTCTTTTCGATAATGCATAATGTTGcatccatttttttattgtaaataacgCAAAAGAAGTCAGTAAAGTCAAGGCATTGTAATTGTAGTATATTATGTTATAGATATATAGATCAATATTAAGAAGAGTCTATGAAAGTCTTAGTAAAACGTGTCGACAGACTCTTAATTGTTTTCACTCTGTGGTCCGTCTCAACCTCTTTGTGGAGAAGACACTTTAATGCTGCAGTTAAGGGAATAACAGATGCATCAGATGAGCTGATGTCTTCAGTTAactgaagagagagaatgttctctggtgtgaagtgaatgtcgCGGGGAGTTCATCTGCACTGTCTGCAGCCAAAGATGCAGCATTTAACAGGCGCTGTTCCACCGCGTACAggaatagacagacagatagacagacagacagagagatagacAGCTGGCTGAAGTTTTTGCATGCGTCATCACAACTTCCTTTTTCGGTCGCTTTGTTAAAAGTCTTTTGACCGAAAACCGGAAATGCCTTTTTGGCAATTTCTGGCCGATATGTTTGGGGCGCTGAATTTCCGGTGCATCCTTAACGAGAATcagtttaatgttttaatgtttatagTGAGGCTGGTCATGTTAGCAGCTCAGCAACAGGAGTGAGACCCTCATGAGTTTAAAAACACCTCTGGCTTCTTCCATGTGTTTTTGGAACAGCGTGTGAATTTGGCCTCTGTTCCAGACAATTATGTCTGTAGCATTTTTAACACTACATTAAGGTGTGTTAATATTGATTTGTTTATCTGGATCCCAAGACCCGTTTACCTCAGTGTGTCCAGATAGTTGTCACATAGCACACCTGTGAATGACAGAGCTCACATGGCAGATCTGTCAGAATCTCATACCTCGGTGCCTTCACATATACTTATTGAAAATGTTCAGTTGATGCTCCTCGTGAAAAGCTCCAGACTCAAATATGCAGATATTTGACAAGTGCGAGCCAGAGGCAGGTGAGAGCCAATCATCACAATAATCTTGTTTCCAGGTAAAGCTGAAGCAGAGTTCTACTAGAGCGTCACTCAGCAGCAGCTACATGCAGTTGCTGTGAAATTGGAGTAGAAATGATAAATGAATACTCTACAGAGttgctgtcagtcagtcatgcTGATGTTGTGACTGTTTACAGCCAGCAGACCCAAACATCTGCTCGTCTACATCAACCCATATGGCGGGAAGCGGCAAGGCAAGCGTATCTACGAGCAGAAGGTTGCCCAACTGTTTGATAAGGCTGGCATCTCCACGGATGTCATTGGTATGTACTGTAATGTTGTCTATGACGCTCTGGGACAGATATTATACAATAACAcatgttctgtctgtgtttggtaCCTCAGTAACGCAGTATGCCAATCATGCCAGGGATCACTTGAGGACGGAAGCAGAGCTGAGAAAGTTTGACGGGTGAGTTTcacaggcggggtacaccctggacaccctggacagtccgccagtccatcgcagggccactcacacatagagacaaacaaccattcactctcacatatacggtcaatttagggtgccccattcacctaatccccatattgcctgtttttggactgtgggaggaagccggagaacccggagaaaacccacgtacacacggggagaacatgcaaactccatgcagaagggcccttgttccaactggggctcgaacccaggtcttcttactgcaaaggcaagagcgctaaccactacaccaaccgtgcagccccaattcaattcagttcaattgtatttgtatagtgccaaatcccAACATACATTAtgtcaaggcactttacatagtACAGAAACCTTTAACCTGTAACTGATCACATAACTTTCTGTACTAATCGTAGTTAATCCCATCCTTTCATTTTTAGATATATTTTTATAGATATTATTTCTTCTAATTCATGTAAAATGAACACAGAGAAAgcacatttacatacacacaccatgGTTTATTGAcatctttatatttaaatttcaaTACAGGACGGGTGTTATAATCCCTTTCAGTGGGAAATGACCTGGCGATGGCTGCCAGGGTGAGGTTGCCACCACCAGGACACATCGTCAGTTTTCTTTTGGCCTTTTATCACAACACAGCTTCCGCTGAGGCAGTTCCACCACAGGCTGATCAGTCCTGGGTCTGGGTTCTGTGGTTAGTTTTTCCGCTTGGCAACCCAAGTTTGATCCAAGCCCAGGTTTGGCCAAGTCTTTGATCACTTTCCCGTGGACCTGCCCCCTGACTTCCAGATCCCTCAGGAGTTTTGCTGTGGAGCTGGCCACAAAGCAAAGAGTATTGCAGTGTCTTTAAAGTCGTGCATAATGAATATCCAGTTCaagactgtttcctgttttcctcGTCGTATTCTTGGTTTTTGGACTTGTTTTTTGTACGTGTTTGCACTTTTTATAATAATCTGTTTAAGCTTCTGATCCTGGTCTTGTGTCTTTTCTGGTCCACAATCTTTAGTAAATTGGGACAGATTAACATCCGGCCAAAATGCTTTGGACCCGGTAGACACCAGCAGAACCCCGACCCATAAAACACTTTCAGCCCAGAGTGCATTTAAACAGTTATTGAATGCACTTTGAAAGTAACCACCTTATGGCAGAAGAGGTTTCACAGCTGGTcagacaacagcagccacacatTGTCTCCAAGATACGCTATGTCATGCGTCTACTCCACAGAAGAGCTCTACAATGGGCTGAGGTGCACCACTCCACTGTGGGTCCAGACATGCTTTCATTTACAGACTTTCTGTCCCGGTTCGTCACGGTTTTTGACCAACCAAGTCACGTGGGAAATGCTTCTCAGCGGCTGCTCAGTTTACACCAAGGGGGAAGATTGGATGGGATTATTCTGACTATTCAATTAAAAGATGAACTGGCTACACGTGAAGACCCATGTATCTAAATAAGGGAAAGAGCGTTGCACTACCAGCCTGAAGAAAGCCTCTGCAGGAGATGTGATGGTGAGGTCATTTCACTGCGGGTTGTCTGGTCCTCTGAGGAACCCTGCTTCCTGTTGAATGCCAGTCTCTGTCTTGATGGATAAGTTTCCCCCTGTCAGTTATCATTGATGAAGGTGCTGAGGAGAACtcacttaaaggtgacatagaccggaagctccaattaacgctgcgtttgtgtgtgtatctgcgtcattacctcgtttatgaaaccctaaagtttcagaacaaacagttcagccactgctgagaaaatagtgttgtattgttttcctgggctctgcgaagcggatcgacacttccttaatttgatgtcgtcatcagaaatcctcaccaccgtagcgcctcccggtgcgggcactagtccgggcacatccggttgcgtacattcaaccgcaaaagaagaagaagaactagtctcgttgtagctgctgagatgcagagcatccaccgtgccagagggggagctgtgtatctgagagctggcctatctattacgtcacttccaggtacctggccaatcacaggacagtaagaaagctctcgttggctggccaatcacagcaactgtttggtctgaaacagcgcggctgacgagagcgtcagtgaggagatattttgatcggctcgtttgcagcgattaggaggtttttaatcatgaaaacaagttaatatatgtaagtagacctccataactaacatatatgtgtgatacaagcattctatgtcgcctttaaaaaaaagtatcctCTACCCCAATTCAATTCTGCCTTTgagctgttgcaggaagccaccATCTTCACAAAATTGGACATGCATATCATCTAGTTCGGATAAAAGAGGGGGACCAATGGAAGACAGCATTCAACACTCCATTGAGACACTTTGAGTACCCGGTGCTGCAGGTTTTCAAGCCCTTGTTAATGATGTTCTCAGGGATTTTCTGAAGcgctttggtttggtttatcTGGATGACATCCTGATCTTCTCGTCTGATCCACAGGAACATGAGTAAGTTTACTCAGGTTTATAATAAGACAGGGGCAGATTCAGGTCAACTGGCCAGTCCCCAACAACCACAAGGAAGTGCAGCACGTCTGGGCTTAGCTAATCAACACAACCTCAAGTCAGATGCTGTGTCGAGACAACACTCCCCTGACCATGCTGAAGAGCCCATGGAAACCATCTTCCCTCAGGAAAGAATCATCAGCACCCAAACCTGGGACATGGACCAGAGAGTCATCGATGCCCAACGTCAACAGCCCGATCCAGGTACTGGTCCCCCTAACTGCCTGGTCATTCCTTCCTCTGTCCGATCTCAGGTGCTGCAGTGGGGATGTTCTTGTCGCATTACCTGGTGCTAACTCATTTCTGGTGGCCCAGTGTGGAAGATCATCAACTCCCACTTTTCCTCCAACAGGAGAAGAATCTTGTGGTCCCTGTAGTCCGGGAGCTCCTGGGGAGATGCTGCCAAATCTGTCACTCGCACTGTACTACAACGCTCGTCCCAGCTTGTCCAACAGTCAGCAAATCGTCACAGACCGTCTTTGGAAATATTGattctgttttagttttttcttgttgCTCTGTCTCTGCCCAGTCTTCCCTGTAGTCCTTGTTGTATTCTTGATGTTTGGATTTCCACTGCGTTgcagttcagtttttttgtttgtactttttatAATAAACTGTTTACGCTTCTGATCCTGGTCTTGTGTCTGCCTTTTCTGGTCCACATTGTTTTGTACTGGCACCCATTAGCACATGtggatctatctatctagtgatttctctccatcatcctcttcagtgctaatttggtttgttttactAGTGAATACTCATGCTAACATTTCgttttgacctctgaccctggcAGTGTGGTGTGTGTCGGGGGTGATGGCATGTTCAGTGAGATCATCCACGGGCTGATCTGGAGGACTCAGATTGATGGTGGCATCGATCCCAATGGTCCGGATGAAATTCTCCGTCCCTGTCTTCTTCGCATCGGAATCATTCCTGCAGGTCAGGAACACTCTTGTTTACAGGAAGTCAGggactaatggcacttttccaatatacagttccagcatgacTCGGCTCGGATCATTTTCCTCTACTACAGAACCTCCTCTACATGGGCGGAGTCAACCGCCATCAAACTGCCctcatgttgttttatatttgaatatatatGCACTCAATAcctttcagatttatatttgtaaatcattttgaaatgatgcaTTATTCTGTGTTGCTTTATTACATAAAACCCCAATAACATATTTCCTGAATAATTCAAACTGAGCAAGACGTTATAGATTGGAGCTTTGAAAGGCAACAACCCAGAAGTGCCACTGAAAGTGAGGAACATGTTTGTATAAGGTTCACTGCTGATGACAATTAATGGTCTAAAGAACAAGACCAAGACACTGTAAGATTGACCTTCATTGTAATGTGGTCTCATCCGTCATCTTTCCTTTTATCTGTTTGTTCTAGGTTCTACAGACTGTGTTTGCTTTGCCACGGTGGGCACCAAGGACCCCGTGACCTCTGCACTACACATCATAGTGGGTCAGTCACACACAAGACTGATTATGGTCAGAATTACACAAGTATGATCCTGCAGTGATTACATTTACCAGGATAATCTCTCAGGAGGAGAAGTGGAACTAAATCTGTTGCCTGTGTTGCTTTGTCCTCCACGACAGTCATGGACAGGTTCACCAGTCGTCTAGTACTGTTTTAGGAAGTCCTTTAAGGCTGGCTTCACACCAGCCTTCTTCAGTGCAGTTAAATTCAACCCAGGCACATTTACCCCCCTTATTATGGTTGGTCTGGATCAGTGTGAACGTGGTTTGGGACCAAAACTCTAGTCTGATTGAAGGAGGTGGTTCACCTTGTAAGTGAACAATGATttctgggattggttccagctcctcatgtgaccctcagaaaAGGACACGCCCTAGATGAAGAGGGGACGACGATATTATTAACATTAGCAGTAACAAGGAGCTTTATAGTATATAATActggaaatgaaagtgaaatgaaacgttcagacagacagagtggagAAATTATTATATCagctgcaaaaaataaaagaaaatcacttcAAATCCAGAAGGAAATATTAGGAAAATCTTggaaaatgttataaatcagatcagaaatcagaatcagaaacaaTAAAGCCACAATTctgcctctctttttttatagtTCCTGTCAGTACCCGTCTGTAGACTGTTCAGAGACTCTGTGGAGCATCGTGATAATAATGACTGACAGTCGTTCAGATGTAATAAACAAGCTTTTCAGCGTCCTTTAATGACAGGATGAAGAAGGCTCAGattgttctcagttgaaatgtATTGAACATGTTTGCTTCCGTGTGTGTTCAGGTGACTCTCAGCCAATTGACGTGTGTTCAGTTCACCACAACGACTCCTTCCTGCGTTATTCAGTTTCTCTTCTGGGATATGGTTTCTATGGTGATGTGCTAACTGACAGTGAGCGGAAGAGATGGATGGGTCCATCCAGATACGACTTGTCAGGTAGaatgagtgaaaataatgaacattATATAACATTAGATAAATGAGaatgacattatttattgtCTGTATTGAACGTCGCAGGTGTGAAAACGTTCCTGGCTCATCGTTCTTATGAAGGAACAGTGTCTTACTTACCAGCCAGAGACGTCAAAGGAACACCGAGGGACGTCACCAGGTGTCTCTCAGGGTGAGAGCGATGCGTTAGGTTCTGTAACTGTTTACCtgatgtgattattattattattattgttctttattGATGTTCTTATGTTTGTTCATGTGCAGCTGTGTGGTTTGTCAGCACAATGGGAAGCTGCTTTCAGAGCAATCGGCCCGGTGTAAGATGGATGAAGCGTCACAGAGTGGTAAGTCCATTATCTCTACACTTTATTAAAGAGGAAAGCCAGAGTTGTCGTAGCATCTGAAAGTTGATGTATAGAAGTCTTACCTCAATGATTTGTTCAATAACTGGAGATTTTTTGAActtaaaaccttttaaaactcgaatgtgttctttttctgaGGGGTTGATGGTGAATGGAGGACGATCCATGGGAAGTTCTTGGCTGTGAACGCTGCCAGTATGAGCTGCGCTTGTCCTCGCAGTCCTAAAGGCCTCTCCCCTGCTGCTCATTTGGCCGACGGCACCACAGACCTCATCCTGGTCCGGAAATGTTCCCGCTTCAATTTTCTCAGACACCTCCTGCGACACACCAGCAAAGACGACCAGGTACAGCTCAGtcctttgttttcatcatgCAGTGAAATGATCTATTGTTTaaaagtttgtgtcacataataatacttttattataCGTTACTGATGTCGGCAGCAGGCGTTTAGGGTGAGTGTTGGTAGCAGAACAGCGCTCCACTGGTCAGGTTATCATTTCTTACACCACAGGGATGTAACGGGTGGTTTTTGGAGAATATCAGAAGCAACACGTTGGCAACATCTGAAATCCAATAAACTTAACTGTGAGGAACAAATGAAACTTAAGGTTTCCTGCAGAATCCctcactgtgtgtttatgttgttgttgtttgaaacaGTTTGACCTGGCTTTTGTTGAAGTGCACCGGGTGAGACGTTTCCGCTTCATGCCACGTCACCGTCAGAGCGACTCTGACCTTCAGCTG
Encoded proteins:
- the LOC131470085 gene encoding ceramide kinase-like isoform X1, yielding MERPGKLLLLSELQVRNVAYDVSLSRFHLTWKRRISSPVYHPFRPSLYHNVLVSEIISVREEEEDPSNRRGDEGSCMKFKEGEGKVCRHAFTVLYVERCRQHRWQFAEVTFMCPERALCQHWVSSITEQLNTITSRPKHLLVYINPYGGKRQGKRIYEQKVAQLFDKAGISTDVIVTQYANHARDHLRTEAELRKFDGVVCVGGDGMFSEIIHGLIWRTQIDGGIDPNGPDEILRPCLLRIGIIPAGSTDCVCFATVGTKDPVTSALHIIVGDSQPIDVCSVHHNDSFLRYSVSLLGYGFYGDVLTDSERKRWMGPSRYDLSGVKTFLAHRSYEGTVSYLPARDVKGTPRDVTRCLSGCVVCQHNGKLLSEQSARCKMDEASQSGVDGEWRTIHGKFLAVNAASMSCACPRSPKGLSPAAHLADGTTDLILVRKCSRFNFLRHLLRHTSKDDQFDLAFVEVHRVRRFRFMPRHRQSDSDLQLQETGKRQTLSQICREPPACGCAPAYSSWNCDGEILSDTAIDVRVHSQLVKLFARGIEELAVFEDLNNPCTL
- the LOC131470085 gene encoding ceramide kinase-like isoform X2 — protein: MSAAPLAVCRGHLHVSREGAVSTLASRPKHLLVYINPYGGKRQGKRIYEQKVAQLFDKAGISTDVIVTQYANHARDHLRTEAELRKFDGVVCVGGDGMFSEIIHGLIWRTQIDGGIDPNGPDEILRPCLLRIGIIPAGSTDCVCFATVGTKDPVTSALHIIVGDSQPIDVCSVHHNDSFLRYSVSLLGYGFYGDVLTDSERKRWMGPSRYDLSGVKTFLAHRSYEGTVSYLPARDVKGTPRDVTRCLSGCVVCQHNGKLLSEQSARCKMDEASQSGVDGEWRTIHGKFLAVNAASMSCACPRSPKGLSPAAHLADGTTDLILVRKCSRFNFLRHLLRHTSKDDQFDLAFVEVHRVRRFRFMPRHRQSDSDLQLQETGKRQTLSQICREPPACGCAPAYSSWNCDGEILSDTAIDVRVHSQLVKLFARGIEELAVFEDLNNPCTL